From the Halodesulfovibrio sp. MK-HDV genome, the window CCGAACAATTGTGACATCTGAAGCCAAAGAGCTTGCTTTGGAAGCTATGGAGTTACCAGATGCTAATAGCGTGAAGAGCCTTATTGCCATGCATTGTTGCACGCTTTACGAAATCTGATGTGGTGTCGGGAATATCTTTCGAAAAATTAGACAAAGATGCCATGTATTCTACTTATTTCACATAGAAAAAACCCACTTGCTGCCAGGTGGGTTTTTCTGTCTTGTTTGTCTCTAAAGTGCGTGGGGTACGTTCCGGATTTTTTTAGGGATGAATTACACTTAATCTCAAAGAATCCATCTCTGGGAGGTACCGTCGCCGGGTTAGTGCGACTGTGACCGGAACAACGCTAAGACATTCACTGCGATTATCTTTCATAGCTTATGAGTTATCTCCAGACAAATTAACTGCATCACTGTTTGGCACTAAATTGTTGCAATAAAGTCACATGGTTATTGATTGGTCAATCAAGTTGTTATTTGAAAATCAAAATATATTTACTAGGTTGCGATAAATCATTTCTTTGTAATGGGCTGTGTTGCTGAATAGTACAGATATAGTTGAAAAAAATGTCACAGCAAACAGCGAGGAACATGATGGCAGAGCGAGAAAAGAAGCTGGGCTTGGTTGGGCTGATAGCCATTGTAGTGAGTGCCATGATTGGCGGAGGGATCTACAATTTACCGTCAAATATGTCCGAAGGGGCAGCAGCTGGTGCTGTAATGCTGGCTTGGGCGCTTACAGGGCTTGGTATGTATTTTCTTGCTACTTCATTTCGGGCGTTATCGGACGCTCGACTAGATCTTGATTCCGGTATCTATGCTTATGCGCGTGAAGGATTCGGCGACTTTGTCGGATTCGAAATGGCATGGGGATATTGGCTGAGTGCAGTATTTGGTAACGTTGGCTATGCGGTACTTACTATGGATGCTGTTGCGTACTTTTTTCCACCGGAAATGGTTAGTGCGCAGCTTCAAGCATTCATCGGTGGATCTTTTCTTATCTGGAGCATGTGCATTATTTGCTTGTTCGGTGTTTCCGCAGCAAACGTGCTTAACATTATTACAACGGTAGCCAAGTTGCTGCCGTTGCTGTTGTTTGTGGGAATAGTCGCAATATTCTTCTCTGCAGAGAATTTTACGCTGGATTTTTGGGGAAACGCATCCGCAGGATTGGATGGTTTAGGTAAACAGCTCAAAAGTACAATGCTTGTTACGCTCTGGGCGTTTATTGGTATTGAAGGTGCTGTTGTTGTTTCAGGCAGAGCAAAAAATGCAGATGACGTTGGCAGGGCTACTATTTTGAGTCTGATCTTATGTCTTTGCCTGTACGTACTAATTTCTCTTCTTCCGTATGGATTTTTAACGCAGGCAGAGCTTGCGAAGCTTCCAAACCCTTCCGCAGCATATGTGTTGGAAAAATTAGTGGGTACATGGGGAGCATCCCTTATCAATCTTGGTGTCATCATCGCATTGTTAGGTAGCTGGTTGTCGTGGACGATTATGGTGGCAGAAGTGCCGCACGTTGCTGCGAAAGATGGTGTCTTTCCAAAGATATTTGCGAAAGAAAATAGACACGAATCTCCATATTTTTCTCTTCTGATAACAAGTGCCTGTATGCAGCTGACCATGCTTGTTGTGCTTTTTGCTAACAATGCATGGTTGTTCCTGTTGGATATTACAGGCGTCATGATTCTTTATCCATATTTTGTAAGCGCTGTGTACTTGGGCAAGTTGTGTATGGCCGGAGAGTATCCGAAAGATCAGCCTGTTTCTAAAGGGATGGCGCTATTTGCAGGCGGATTTGCCGCAGTATACGCGTTATGGCTTTTGTACGCAGCGACGCCGAAATTTTTATTGCTCTCCAGCATCTTCTTTGCCTCAGGATTGTTTGTTTTCTGGAAAGCAAAACGAGAACAGGGGCATGTAGCCCTGTTTGTTGGGTGGGAGAAAGCAGGTGCGATTTTTGTGGTGGGGATAGCAATAATCGCTGCAGTGTTCTTTGGTAGCGGGTACGGTAAATAATGGGTGCAAACAGTAGTAAGGAGCAGTGCATGTCAGTGGCAGACTTTCATGTATTAGTGGCAGAGGACGAAACAACGCAGGCAGAAACGTATGTGAATAATGCCGTGCATAGACTTATGCAGGAGTTGGAAAAACAGAACGTGCGCATTACCCGTTCCTACAGTTTTTGCGATGCCAGCATAATTCTACAAGCAAATACTCCTGTTGATTGTTTGTTACTCAGTGCCAATATGCATAACGAGAACGATGAGGAATATCAGCAGGCAGAGCGATTGATTCGTAAGTTGCACAGCAGGCAGGTTAATGTACCTGTGTTTCTGATTGCTGAGCGTGAGAAAACAACTCGCGCCATGTCCAGCCACCTGATGGAGATGGTGGATGAGTTTGTATGGATTGTAGAAGACACGGCAGACTTTATTGCTGGACGTATCGAAGCAGCGATCCGTCGGTATCGTAACCAAATGTTGCCGCCACTTATGGACGCACTTATGCGATACGGAGCCATAAAAGAATACTCATGGGCGGCACCCGGACACCAAGGGGGGATAGGGTTTACAAAATCAGCCGTGGGTAGAGTGTTTTTTGATTATTACGGCGAAAATTTATTCCGCACAGATATGGGCATAGAACGAGCCTCGCTCGGTTCCCTTCTTGACCATACCGGTGCTTTTGGAGACAGCGAACGCTACGCAGCCCGCGTGTTTGGTGCGCATCAAACCTACAACGTAGTCGTAGGGAGTTCCGGTTCCAACAGGACTATTATGCAGTCGTGTATCACCCATGACGACATCGTGCTTATTGACCGAAACTGCCATAAATCTATTGAGCAAGGGTTAATCCTTACAGGCGCAATTCCTGTATATATGGTTCCAACACGTAATAGATATGGCATAATCGGACCTATTCATGCCGCAGATATGCAGCCTAAAGCCATAGCCAAGGCTGTAAAAGAATCAGCCCTTGTAAAGCAATTAAATGGTCGATGCAGCCAATGCGAACCTGTTTACGCCGTAGTAACCAACTGCACCTACGACGGGTTATGCTACAACGCAAAAAAAGCAAAAGAGCGGTTGGAAGAATCGGCAGATGTAATCCACTTTGATGAAGCATGGTACGGCTACGCACGTTTTAACGCTATGTACACAGACCATTTCGCCATGAACGGCAATCCGGATGAACACGACGGAGCAACCATATTCGCCACTCACTCCACGCACAAACTTCTTAACGGACTTTCCCAGTCTTCCTACATTCATGTACGCGAAGGACGTAAAAAAGTTGATCCCGACATGTTCAACCAAGCGTACATGATGCACACCACAACTTCGCCTCTGTATTCAATAGTTGCATCTAACGATATTACTGCCGCAATGATGTCCGGTGAAAGCGGAGAGTCGCTTACGCAGGAAGTCATACAGGAAGCAGTAGATTTTCGCCGAGCAATTGCACGGCTTTGGCGCGAACACGCGAATCACAAAGATTGGTTCTTTAAACCGTGGAATCCAGAGTACGTGGAAATAACAGAGCAAGGCGAAAAAGAATGGGTTCTCTTTGAAGATGCCCCAGTAGAAGTACTGACTAAAAATCAGGATTGCTGGCGGCTCAAGCCTGACGAAGCATGGCATGGCTTCGAACTGGAAGAAGACAACTGGTGCATGCTTGATCCGATAAAAGTTAGCATCCTTACTCCCGGTATGGGCGATGACGGAAAATTATTGCCAGACGGTGTTCCCGCAGCACTCGTAACGCAATATCTTACCCGATTCGGAATAGTCCCGACCCGTACAACAGATTTTCAGATTATGTTCCTCTTCTCAATGGGCATAACCCGCGGCAAATGGGGAACACTTCTCAACACCCTGATCCGTTTCAAAGAGCATTATGATTCCGGTGACACTGTGCGCGACGTACTACCAGATCTCTACAATGCAAATCCAGAAAAGTATGAGGAAGTTACCCTGAAAGCCCTTGGTGACAGGATGTTTGCATTCTTAAAGTCGAGTGAAATGCATCTTGCCTTAGACAAGGCCTATACAAGCAGTTTCACTGCATTCATGAAGCCTCGCGATGCTTACGAGAAAATCGTACAGCAAGAAGTTGAACTAGTAGCATCAGACAAGCTAGGAAACAGAATAGCAGCTAATTCGCTGCTTCCGTATCCTCCAGGTATCCCGATGATCATGTCCGGAGAAGCTTTCGGGGCGCAAGATAAGTGTCCAGCCATCCAGTACCTCAACCATCTTGAAGACTGGGACAACGCGTTCCCCGGTTTTGAGCATGTGACAGAAGGTGCCGAAGTTAAAGACGGCAAGTATCACGTACTTTGTGTGAACAACAGACGACGCAGAAAGTAAACACGGATAATGTATCTGTTCGTGTAGGTGAGCCTTCGGCGACGTTTACTAACGGGATGCCTTTGGCAAACCTGCGGTGCTTGTCTGCGACGCCTTTTTATGTTGTCTCCGACGGCGCTTGCCAGCGAGGCTTTAAGAACCTTTTGCAAAAGGTTCTTAAAATCTCCAAAAACTTTTATTTGCGAGGCACACCTGTTGGTTACGCAACCTCGCGGCTTATGCATCATTACCTTTCGTGAAACAAAAAGGGCTGTCCCCATATATATGGGACAGCCCTCTTCGCTATTTAAGTCGGTGGAGCATAAGCCGCGTGAGAAGGTATCTAACGGGCTTACCTCGCAGATAAAAGTCTTTGGAAGGGGGCTGGGGGAGAACCTTCCTACAGAAAGGTTTCACCCAGCCGTCGGAGACAAAAGAAAAAGCCACCGCAGGTTCGCACCGTCGGCGACGAGAAAAGCCGATTTAAAAATGTTCGTTAGTAGCCCTAATTTCTTCAACACGGAGCCGAGCTTCGGAGTAGAGGGCGAGTGCTGCGACGGCACGATCGCACACAGCGAAGACAGGCACGTTGTTTTGTAAGAAGTGGTCACGTAACGGATCGTAAAGCCTGCCACCGTCGATGACGCCGATGATCGGCTTGGATGAATCTTTAGCAACTTCCACGAGAAGGTTTGCTATAGAGTTAGGATCATCCATGGAGAATGCTGGTGGAGTTGGCTCCGCAAGTGTGTGCATTGCAGGCGATAAAGGATCGAGTCCAACGATTACGGAATCGACTGCTGAATCTTCTACGAGAGTTTGCACGGCGCTTGTGTGGAGCGCATCGTTTGCTGTTGGTGTGAGATCAAGCGGATTCTGGATTGTCACGAGCGATTGCAGACGGTTTGCTTCGAGCGTTGCGGCAATGGCTTGTTTTGTCTCAGAACTGAACTGGGCTAGATCCATCTGGAAATCGTCGGAGTGGATGGAGTCAGCCATACCTACAGCTTCGAATCCTGCACCGCTGACAGCGGCGAGGCGGTTGCCGGCAATTTTTTTGTCGTGCAGCATTTCTGCAAGCAGGAAGAGATCCTGAAATTCTTGGAAACTTCTGGCGACGATGGCACCAGCCTGACGCACACAGCTTTCGCATACCATGTAGTCACCTGCGAGTGATGCTGTGTGACCACTTGTGGCTGTTTTGCCTTCAGGAGTCCGGCCTGCTTTGTAGAAGACAACTTCTTTTCCGTTATGGATAGCTTCGCGAATAGCTTTGCAGAATTCGAGACCGTCGAGATCGCTGAATCCTTCAGCGTATACGGCGATTACATCTACGTTGTCTGCGTCTTTGAAATATCGAACCATGTCACCAAGGGTGAGATCTGTCTGGTTGCCCATGGAGACCATGTAGCTTGGATGCAGCTCAGGACTCTGGCTGTAACGGTGGAGCATGAATGCGCCACTTTGACTGATAAGTGCAGCGCGGTGCGGTGTGGCTTTTCGGTTTTTCGGCAGTTTTTCTTCTGGGATAAACCATGTGTCGTAGGAGCCGGGATGCGACACAACACCCATGCAGTTCGCACCGAGGAACACAGGGCCGCCGCCTTCTTTGGCGTGTGTGGCGTCAATATGAGCAATCAGTTTTGCGGCTTCTATCTGGCTGTCTTCGGTTTCACCCATACCACCGGGGATGAGCATGACGCTCTGGGCGGCATCCAGATCGATGATCTCGTCTACAAGTTCCGGAACTTGTGTTGCGGAAACCGCTACGACAAAAAGATCAAGCTTGTGATCAAGGCTGGCAAGGTTGGGAACGCAACGTACGCCATCGATTTCGTCGATGCCGTCTCTGATGAGGGTTACGTTTTCTTTGGCGAAGCCTTCTGCGAGAATATTTTCGAGAATGATTCGACCGAAATTACGACGTGTAGCTGAAACACCGATGATGCCAATGCGCTCTGGGTGCAGCAGATCATGAATTTTTTTAATCGGGCGCGGGTTGGCTCGTTTTTCAGCTTTGCCGAAACGGCACATCCCATCAAGCGGAACCATAAGGTAGTCCGTGAATGCAAACGGGTTGATTTCCAGCTCTTCGATGATGAATGGTGCGTCGTTGTTTGACGGTGAATAGTGGCGACCCATTTCAATGAATGAACTGAAACATTCAATAAGCTGTTCGTCGGTAACAATGCGACGCTGACCGCGTGTGAGACCGGCAAGTTTGCGGTATGAAATAGTTTTGCGGAACAGGGCGAAGAAAGCTTCACCGTCGACGAGCTCTGTTGATGCTGCGACGATTGCCTGTCCTTTACGGAAACGTTCTGCGTAAAGCTCTGTGTCTGTTCCGCCAAGACCGGCACTGATAACCATGCCGAATTCTCGGGTGTGACGGAGACCTACAATGAGCTCGTTACCGAAAGCGCTGGAATCCGGTGGCATGAATTGCACTTGAAGCACACCTTTCAAGTCACGGCTGATGGCTTTCATGAGCGCATCACCTTTTAACCCTTTGTAGGATTCCGGTGCGTGGTCTGGGTTACGTTCGATGTATGTCGCGTAGTTTTCCGGCACTTCATACTGCATAGCGCGAACAGCAGAGCGGATTTTAGATGGCTGTTTTTCAACAATGCGCACGCCGCCTACTTCTGTCTTATGGATAATAGTAGGGGATACAATCTTGAGAACAGCTTTTTCACCCGGAATAGCCATAAGCTCTTCATCGGGAAAACGTGCGCCACGGGGCAGCAAGTTAGAAATTGGCGGTGTTTCTGCGCCGGAGTTGGCTAGCAGATTGTACACTTCATATTCGTATAGAAAATCTCTGTTTTCTGTATCAGCAGCAATAAATAACTGGGTAATCTTTTCAAAATCAATCAATGTGTTCATAGCCATCTCGCTTGGAAAAATTCAGTAAGAAAATAACTGTACGAACTTTTGACGTTTTTGTCTTTGCTGTGTTTTTCTTTTCGACTATGTGGAAAAAGGACTGGTGGAGTAGAGAATAGGCGTTTGCTTTTTATGCTTTTAGTAATGAGAAAACTTAAGCCAATTGAAGAAGCGGAGAAATACAGTGGGAACAGAAAAAAACATGCAGCCTGTTGTTCGGATTGCATGTTGCGGAAATCGCTGAATGTGAAGAGATAGGTAGAAAAAGATGATCGGGACAGGGAGAGAGAGGCTTCCTGTCCCGATCAGTTGTCTTGGCGCATGGTAATTGCTGGACCATGCTGTAAGACACAGAATAGAGTTGCCGTCGCCATAATTGCCAATGGCTGACGGAAAACAATGTATATTTTGCATGTGACAATTGTGTTACGAACTACGATGTTCAAATAAAAAAATAATAATTATTTGGTATTTAACGCATATTTTTTTCGTGAACAGCGTTCTCTGATTTCTTTGCTACAGTCCGAGAGATTCTGGAAGCGTGGCAACATACGCTTTGATTTCATCACGGACGGTACGGTAGCAGGCAAGCTGTTCTTCTTCGGAGGCACCCTGCGCTGCAAGTTCTTTTGCCAGTGCAGGGGGATCGGGGAAGCCTACATGAACAATTTTTGCATTACCTGGAAAGTACGGACAAGTTTCGTGTGCGTGGCCACAAACAGTAACAACCACGTCAAAGTCGATGTCATCAAAGTCACTAAGCAGTTGTGACTTGTGAGAGAAAATATCGACACCAGCTTCTTTCATTACAGCGACAGCATTCGGGTTTAGACCGTGCGTCTCGATACCTGCGGAATATGCATTAAGCACATCACTTTTGAGGTGTTTTGCCCAACCCTCTGCCATTTGACTGCGGCAGGAGTTACCTGTGCATAAAAAAAGAATAGTAACTTTAGCACTCATTTTTGTTCCTAAGTTGATCTGCTTGAACCACGCTGTTTCCGACAAATATCTTCAGGTGCACTGGAGACAATTTTTTGGAGGTGATCATGATCTTGTTGCAGCTCGGTGCAAGTTGTTGATTGTTCTTGAATCCAATCCAGAAGTGGCTTGGAGTACGCTACTCCCTTTCCGAGTCTGTAAAAAATCCATCTGCCTTCTTTTCTGAATTGAACGAGTTCTGCATTGTGCAGTACGCCCAAGTGACGCGATACTGTGGCTCCGGCTATTCCCAGCAGTTCTGTAAACTGGCAGGCGCATAGTTCGTCATGCTCCATGAGCGCGGCAACAATACGGAGTCGGTTTTGATCGGATAACGCTTTCAGAGTTTGAGTAATTTTTTGCATAATCATCCCGGGTGTGTTTCCACAGCCTAATCAGCACCTTTGTCCGTTATTACGTTGGCACGTTGACAAGAAAATAGAATTTCTGTGGCAAAAACGTTACGTTTTACCTTTTCTATCCCTGTTGGCTTTGAAAAAACGGACAACAGCAATTGATTAAAATGTAGAGACCCCCCCCTACGAAACATCTGTTGTGTTCGTTTAGTTGGTTAGCTAAATATGCTTTCAATGCTGAATTTGTCAAGAATCGGGTTGGGCAACTCTGTGAGTATCCAGTATTCTAGACTACATAATGAAATAGTGTTTAGTTAACTCGTTGTATTGTATGTTCAATAGTATGGGAGCCCTTTGCTTTTACAGCACATCCGGTGGATAAAGTAATGAGGAAGATGCTGAGTATCACTGCATAGATACATAATTTAGACATAAATTCTCCAAGGTTGAATGGACAGCACAGCACCAGATGATTTGAAATTCGTCAAGCGGGTACAAAGTGAGTCTGTTGATTTGAACATAGCAAAAAAAGCCCCCATCAGGCGATAGCGAATTCGCTACGATACCTGATGGGGGTTTAATGCTTTAGGAAAAGCCGTAACCCGAATTGTAAATAATGCTAGTACATTTTGCGTGGGTTAAAGTTTGATCCAACAACAGAGAATGTATTTTCAACAATGAAAATTGCATTCGGGTCGGTATCAAATACAATCGATTCCAGCTGTTTCATACGAATGTTATCAGTAACGCAGAACAGCATACTTACATCTTTACCGGAGTAAGAACCGGTACCCCAGACCAATGTACCGTTAAGGCGACGTGCCTCGCGCATCTTGGCCATAATCTCTTCGTTCTTGTAGGAGATAATACGCACTGCTTTTTTCTGGTTGAACATTGAGAGTGCGTATTCAGTTACATAGGAACTGAGAGAGAGCATGATGAGCGTAGTAACAACGAGATCAGGGTTAAAGCGGACTGCAATGAGTCCCATAAGAACTAAGTTGATGATGAAGAAGAAAACTCCGATACGTAATCCATATTTCTGATTCAGAATAACTGCAAGAACATCAAAACCACCAGCAGCACCGAAGGAACGAAGAATGATCCCGCTGCCAAGTCCCATAATGACACCTGCTGCGATGGATGCAAGCAGTCTGTCCTGAATATGAAGATCAAGCGTGAAATATTGCGTAAGAAACGTTACGAGTACCATGCAATACAAGTTCAACAGAAAGAATCTTTTGCCGACGCTGTGCCAGGCAATAACAAAGATTGGAATGTTGAAAATAAGGTACCACTGTGGAGTGGTGAAAGTATCGCTAATGTAACTTCCGAGAACAGCGAAGCCATACAGGCCAGCAGGAATAAAGTCATGGTGGACGGCGATACCGTTGTATCCAACGATAAAGATAATCGCACCAAAGGTGAGAAGAAAAATGTTCCACGGAAGAGAGTAGGCAAAAGCCTGACGGTTAAACTGCATTGTGTTTTCCTTAAGTTTTACAGCTTAGATTGTGGTCCGGTAAGGCCGGTTTTAGGATATTCTTGTTCGTAAAGTAACGTTTTGCCCTGACGGGCTGTATAAAATGCATAAAAAAAGGCTCGAACACATGTTCCGAGCCTTTGTAAAAACAATAGAAGTCGCAGCTTATCGCAGCCGCGTGTAATCGGACGTAGTCCAAGGCTCATGGAATACGCACGCAAAGATGCCTTCCATACTGGAAAGCGTTATCTGTCTATTTGCGATTGACGTATTCTGCATACAAAAACCTTGGTTAAAAACTACAAAAAGAGGCAGCCGTTTTTGGGCTTCCCGTACCGATTTCGCGCTATCTATCTGATAGTGAAGTCGGCGTCTAGTGGAAAAAAACTTTTTTTCAATAAAGATTTATTTCACAAGGAGAAAATGATTCTTTTTATATTATTGTCATAAAATTGGTATGTTAGCATTCTTTTAAAGAGTGTAGGACTATTGCTTGCGAAGAGTATTATTTTATCTTTCACACCATGTGATGGCCTGCAACCCATGATTACGAAAGGAATTGGTTACGTAGTCAGTGCATACAGCGTTGCACCGAGCATAAGTATAACAAGTGAAGAATTTACCATAAGGCGCATTTGAGGATTTTTTAATGAATTATAGAGCCCCGCGCCTAGCCCGCACCACATGGAATGAAAAGTAAATTGTCCTACCATAAAAGGAAAAACGAACAGAGCTGTTGTTTCTGCTGTAACAGGAAGCAATGCAAAAAACTGGCTATATGCTGCAATGGACATAGCCCAACTTTTGGGGCTGAGTGGATGTAAGAGCAGCCCTTCGCTTATGGTAAATTGTTTTATAGTTTCCGGCGGTGCTGCCTGTAACTTAAAGAGCTTGTATGCAAGATACAGAATGTATGCGGCGCCTCCGAACTTTAGCGTCAGCGCAAGCCACTCCCACTGTTTAAATGCCTCTCCAAGCCCCAACGATACGAGCAGATTAAGCGACGCAAATCCTATTGTAGTCCCGATAAGAAACGGAACAGCAGTTCTGAATCCGGTTGTTTGACCGATAGCCATCATCGTCATGTTTCCCGGCCCCGGTGTACCTGTCATTGCAACAATAAAAATAGCGAACGGTATAAGCAGTTCTGCCATGGAATGCTCCTTAAGAAGTAACCTTGAAAATATCTGCAAGGTTTTGCTGTAATTTTATAAATGGTAGCTTGATACTTTTGTGCGCACAAAAATTGTATGAGGGCTACTGTTCTGATTGTACCCATAGAATTGACATTGTGTGAATGTCAACGCTAATATTGTATGCATGACAAAGTGGACACCATTAATTGAAGCAGAGGACACGCCTTTGTATCTTGCGCTTGCAGATGCAATTGAGCGGGATGTGTATGCAGGAACCTTGCAGCCGGGAACGCGTTTGCCGACACATCGAAATTTGGCTGACGATCTTTCTGTAAACGTATCTACGATTACACGCGGGTATTTAGAAGCTGAACGCCGAGGCTTGGTTGCAAGCACTGTGGGGCGCGGTACGTTTGTGGCTGTTGACGCGACCACGCCATCTGCCATGGTTTCTTTCGAGCCATTTTCTCCGGGACTTATTGAAATGGGGCTGGCTACGCCAATGCCGCATCTTGATCCGGATTTGAGCATTGCCTTGAAGACCATCAGTCGTCGTAAAAATCCGGAAACTTTTCTGCGGTATTCAGACCCGCGCGGGCTGCCAGAGCATAGAGAAATAGGGGCACACCTTATTCATATGTATGGAATGCCAGCCACAGCAGATGATATTATTGTCACGGCCGGTTCTCAGCATGCGCTATCTACGGCGCTCTCTGCCATGTTTAAGCCGGGTGACAGGATTGCAACGGATGCATTGACCTATCCCGGTTTTAAATCTCTCGCTGCAAGTCTCGGGATTCGTTTGTGTCCGGTCGCGATGGATGAAGGTGGGATGCTGCCAGAGTCTTTGGATACTGTTTGCCGCC encodes:
- a CDS encoding acetate--CoA ligase family protein, which produces MNTLIDFEKITQLFIAADTENRDFLYEYEVYNLLANSGAETPPISNLLPRGARFPDEELMAIPGEKAVLKIVSPTIIHKTEVGGVRIVEKQPSKIRSAVRAMQYEVPENYATYIERNPDHAPESYKGLKGDALMKAISRDLKGVLQVQFMPPDSSAFGNELIVGLRHTREFGMVISAGLGGTDTELYAERFRKGQAIVAASTELVDGEAFFALFRKTISYRKLAGLTRGQRRIVTDEQLIECFSSFIEMGRHYSPSNNDAPFIIEELEINPFAFTDYLMVPLDGMCRFGKAEKRANPRPIKKIHDLLHPERIGIIGVSATRRNFGRIILENILAEGFAKENVTLIRDGIDEIDGVRCVPNLASLDHKLDLFVVAVSATQVPELVDEIIDLDAAQSVMLIPGGMGETEDSQIEAAKLIAHIDATHAKEGGGPVFLGANCMGVVSHPGSYDTWFIPEEKLPKNRKATPHRAALISQSGAFMLHRYSQSPELHPSYMVSMGNQTDLTLGDMVRYFKDADNVDVIAVYAEGFSDLDGLEFCKAIREAIHNGKEVVFYKAGRTPEGKTATSGHTASLAGDYMVCESCVRQAGAIVARSFQEFQDLFLLAEMLHDKKIAGNRLAAVSGAGFEAVGMADSIHSDDFQMDLAQFSSETKQAIAATLEANRLQSLVTIQNPLDLTPTANDALHTSAVQTLVEDSAVDSVIVGLDPLSPAMHTLAEPTPPAFSMDDPNSIANLLVEVAKDSSKPIIGVIDGGRLYDPLRDHFLQNNVPVFAVCDRAVAALALYSEARLRVEEIRATNEHF
- a CDS encoding YitT family protein, with protein sequence MQFNRQAFAYSLPWNIFLLTFGAIIFIVGYNGIAVHHDFIPAGLYGFAVLGSYISDTFTTPQWYLIFNIPIFVIAWHSVGKRFFLLNLYCMVLVTFLTQYFTLDLHIQDRLLASIAAGVIMGLGSGIILRSFGAAGGFDVLAVILNQKYGLRIGVFFFIINLVLMGLIAVRFNPDLVVTTLIMLSLSSYVTEYALSMFNQKKAVRIISYKNEEIMAKMREARRLNGTLVWGTGSYSGKDVSMLFCVTDNIRMKQLESIVFDTDPNAIFIVENTFSVVGSNFNPRKMY
- a CDS encoding arsenate reductase ArsC: MSAKVTILFLCTGNSCRSQMAEGWAKHLKSDVLNAYSAGIETHGLNPNAVAVMKEAGVDIFSHKSQLLSDFDDIDFDVVVTVCGHAHETCPYFPGNAKIVHVGFPDPPALAKELAAQGASEEEQLACYRTVRDEIKAYVATLPESLGL
- a CDS encoding amino acid permease, whose amino-acid sequence is MSQQTARNMMAEREKKLGLVGLIAIVVSAMIGGGIYNLPSNMSEGAAAGAVMLAWALTGLGMYFLATSFRALSDARLDLDSGIYAYAREGFGDFVGFEMAWGYWLSAVFGNVGYAVLTMDAVAYFFPPEMVSAQLQAFIGGSFLIWSMCIICLFGVSAANVLNIITTVAKLLPLLLFVGIVAIFFSAENFTLDFWGNASAGLDGLGKQLKSTMLVTLWAFIGIEGAVVVSGRAKNADDVGRATILSLILCLCLYVLISLLPYGFLTQAELAKLPNPSAAYVLEKLVGTWGASLINLGVIIALLGSWLSWTIMVAEVPHVAAKDGVFPKIFAKENRHESPYFSLLITSACMQLTMLVVLFANNAWLFLLDITGVMILYPYFVSAVYLGKLCMAGEYPKDQPVSKGMALFAGGFAAVYALWLLYAATPKFLLLSSIFFASGLFVFWKAKREQGHVALFVGWEKAGAIFVVGIAIIAAVFFGSGYGK
- the adiA gene encoding arginine decarboxylase; protein product: MSVADFHVLVAEDETTQAETYVNNAVHRLMQELEKQNVRITRSYSFCDASIILQANTPVDCLLLSANMHNENDEEYQQAERLIRKLHSRQVNVPVFLIAEREKTTRAMSSHLMEMVDEFVWIVEDTADFIAGRIEAAIRRYRNQMLPPLMDALMRYGAIKEYSWAAPGHQGGIGFTKSAVGRVFFDYYGENLFRTDMGIERASLGSLLDHTGAFGDSERYAARVFGAHQTYNVVVGSSGSNRTIMQSCITHDDIVLIDRNCHKSIEQGLILTGAIPVYMVPTRNRYGIIGPIHAADMQPKAIAKAVKESALVKQLNGRCSQCEPVYAVVTNCTYDGLCYNAKKAKERLEESADVIHFDEAWYGYARFNAMYTDHFAMNGNPDEHDGATIFATHSTHKLLNGLSQSSYIHVREGRKKVDPDMFNQAYMMHTTTSPLYSIVASNDITAAMMSGESGESLTQEVIQEAVDFRRAIARLWREHANHKDWFFKPWNPEYVEITEQGEKEWVLFEDAPVEVLTKNQDCWRLKPDEAWHGFELEEDNWCMLDPIKVSILTPGMGDDGKLLPDGVPAALVTQYLTRFGIVPTRTTDFQIMFLFSMGITRGKWGTLLNTLIRFKEHYDSGDTVRDVLPDLYNANPEKYEEVTLKALGDRMFAFLKSSEMHLALDKAYTSSFTAFMKPRDAYEKIVQQEVELVASDKLGNRIAANSLLPYPPGIPMIMSGEAFGAQDKCPAIQYLNHLEDWDNAFPGFEHVTEGAEVKDGKYHVLCVNNRRRRK
- a CDS encoding LysE family translocator yields the protein MAELLIPFAIFIVAMTGTPGPGNMTMMAIGQTTGFRTAVPFLIGTTIGFASLNLLVSLGLGEAFKQWEWLALTLKFGGAAYILYLAYKLFKLQAAPPETIKQFTISEGLLLHPLSPKSWAMSIAAYSQFFALLPVTAETTALFVFPFMVGQFTFHSMWCGLGAGLYNSLKNPQMRLMVNSSLVILMLGATLYALTT
- a CDS encoding helix-turn-helix transcriptional regulator, with protein sequence MQKITQTLKALSDQNRLRIVAALMEHDELCACQFTELLGIAGATVSRHLGVLHNAELVQFRKEGRWIFYRLGKGVAYSKPLLDWIQEQSTTCTELQQDHDHLQKIVSSAPEDICRKQRGSSRST